A single region of the Raphanus sativus cultivar WK10039 chromosome 1, ASM80110v3, whole genome shotgun sequence genome encodes:
- the LOC108813456 gene encoding uncharacterized protein LOC108813456, whose protein sequence is MNLPSSTATSTSDSPHTASSTPPGTCVACKSQDSWVIHSARLRGILRFYCTHCLLRNHPASFCPTCFAFYDSSPPHQSRRVSCSDCNSNTHIHCAGDAKSPPYRCPPCRDPENFSFFRPVVDENGARSMDKSLSEAFLCAAKIAASSMNKAVTFYRSEAERKGKDAAVAKKRAREALEDVLKLEEKAKSAAVSKPSVDVSGNRDQKPKQSPASNGGLKQIESSATATATTQVKKQSPSVMQVKQEK, encoded by the coding sequence ATGAATCTCCCGTCATCGACCGCGACGTCGACTTCGGACTCCCCTCACACGGCGTCGTCGACTCCCCCGGGGACGTGCGTCGCTTGCAAAAGCCAAGACTCCTGGGTCATACACTCGGCGCGTCTCCGCGGCATCCTCCGCTTCTACTGCACGCACTGCCTCCTCCGCAACCACCCGGCGTCGTTTTGCCCCACCTGCTTCGCCTTCTACGATTCCTCCCCTCCGCACCAGTCCCGCCGCGTCTCCTGCTCCGACTGCAACTCCAACACTCACATCCACTGCGCGGGAGACGCCAAGTCCCCTCCTTACCGCTGCCCTCCCTGCCGCGACCCCGAAAACTTCTCCTTCTTTCGCCCCGTCGTCGACGAAAACGGCGCTCGGTCCATGGACAAGTCCCTCTCGGAGGCGTTTCTGTGCGCGGCGAAGATCGCAGCGTCGTCGATGAACAAGGCTGTTACTTTCTACAGAAGCGAGGCTGAGAGGAAAGGGAAAGACGCCGCCGTGGCGAAGAAGAGAGCGAGGGAGGCGCTCGAGGACGTGCTTAAGCTCGAGGAGAAGGCTAAGTCGGCCGCCGTTTCGAAGCCTTCGGTGGATGTCTCCGGGAATAGAGATCAGAAGCCGAAACAGAGTCCTGCTTCGAATGGTGGTTTGAAACAGATTGAGAGCTCTGCCACCGCCACCGCCACCACCCAAGTGAAGAAACAGAGTCCGTCTGTAATGCAAGTTAAGCAAGAGAAGTGA
- the LOC108813430 gene encoding phenylacetaldehyde reductase produces MNGGGKVVCVTGASGYIASWIVKLLLLRGYTVRATVRNPTDTAKTEHLLALEGAKERLELFKADLLEECSFEQAIEGCDAVFHTAAPVKYIVTDPQTELIDPIVKGTINVLNACKKTPSVKRVIVTSSTAAVLVRQPPLEPNDVVDESFFSDPSVCTEFKLWYPLSKTLAENAAWQFTKDHGMDMVVIIPGFVIGPLLQPTLNFSAGFIVDMINGKNPFNFINYRFVDVRDVALAHVKALETPSANGRYLIDGPTSMTINDIQKTMRALFPDLCIADTINGESVMKDIMKKEIIYEVCVEKVKNLGVEFTPLESSLRDTIISLKEKCLL; encoded by the exons ATGAACGGCGGAGGTAAGGTGGTCTGCGTCACCGGAGCTTCCGGTTACATAGCTTCTTGGATTGTTAAGCTTTTGCTCCTCCGTGGCTACACCGTCAGGGCTACCGTTCGAAACCCAA cgGACACGGCGAAAACAGAACATCTTCTTGCACTAGAGGGTGCAAAAGAAAGACTTGAACTGTTCAAAGCAGATCTTCTGGAAGAGTGTTCCTTCGAGCAAGCAATCGAAGGTTGTGACGCTGTCTTTCATACGGCTGCTCCGGTCAAGTACATCGTCACGGATCCTCAG ACTGAGCTAATAGATCCAATCGTGAAGGGTACTATCAACGTCCTTAACGCATGCAAGAAAACTCCCTCCGTCAAAAGAGTCATTGTAACATCGTCCACTGCTGCGGTTCTTGTTCGTCAACCCCCTTTGGAGCCAAACGACGTGGTGGACGAGTCTTTCTTCTCTGATCCAAGTGTCTGCACCGAATTTAAG TTATGGTATCCACTCTCCAAAACTCTGGCAGAGAATGCAGCTTGGCAATTTACCAAAGACCATGGAATGGACATGGTCGTGATAATTCCAGGATTTGTAATCGGGCCACTTTTGCAACCAACACTTAATTTTTCGGCTGGATTCATTGTGGATATGATAAATGGTAAGAACCCTTTCAACTTCATAAACTACAGGTTCGTGGACGTGAGAGATGTTGCCTTGGCTCATGTCAAAGCGTTGGAGACTCCTTCGGCCAATGGCAGATACCTCATTGATGGGCCAACAAGTATGACGATAAACGACATTCAAAAGACTATGCGTGCACTATTTCCAGATTTGTGTATTGCTGATAC GATTAATGGAGAAAGTGTGATGAAAGATATCATGAAGAAAGAAATCATTTACGAAGTGTGTGTGGAGAAAGTGAAAAATCTGGGAGTTGAGTTCACTCCTCTCGAGTCAAGCCTTAGAGACACTATCATTAGCCTCAAAGAAAAATGTCTCTTATGA